In the Choloepus didactylus isolate mChoDid1 chromosome 5, mChoDid1.pri, whole genome shotgun sequence genome, one interval contains:
- the LOC119534755 gene encoding protein Mdm4-like, translating into MTSISTSAQCSTSDSACRISPTQIKQVRPKLPLLKILQEAGAQGDMFTVKEVMHYLGQYIMVKQLYDQQEQHMVYCGGDLLGELLGRQSFSVKDPSPLYDMLRKNLVTLATVTTGMLHHISSVRITALSSGGQMMGKQGGSRWKWNAAFGRDMYYLS; encoded by the coding sequence ATGACATCCATTTCCACCTCTGCCCAGTGTTCAACATCTGATAGTGCTTGCAGGATCTCTCCAACACAAATCAAACAGGTACGACCAAAACTGCCACTTTTGAAGATTTTGCAGGAAGCAGGCGCACAAGGTGACATGTTCACTGTTAAAGAGGTAATGCACTATCTAGGCCAATATATAATGGTGAAGCAGCTTTATGATCAGCAGGAGCAGCATATGGTATATTGTGGTGGAGATCTTTTGGGAGAACTGCTAGGACGTCAGAGCTTCTCTGTGAAAGATCCAAGCCCTCTCTATGATATGTTAAGAAAGAATCTTGTCACTTTAGCTACTGTTACTACAGGTATGTTACATCATATTTCTTCAGTCCGTATCACAGCTTTGAGTTCAGGGGGGCAAATGATGGGCAAGCAAGGAGGATCAAGATGGAAATGGAATGCTGCCTTTGGGAGGGATATGTACTACCTATCATAA